A genomic segment from Aspergillus puulaauensis MK2 DNA, chromosome 1, nearly complete sequence encodes:
- a CDS encoding Ran GTPase-binding protein YRB1 (BUSCO:EOG09264XT5;~COG:U;~EggNog:ENOG410PJH4;~InterPro:IPR000156,IPR011993;~PFAM:PF00638;~go_process: GO:0046907 - intracellular transport [Evidence IEA]), with the protein MSDAAETKPDPTTSAPEETTKKAEETTTATETSKVEEVKASAESAAESATETVKDATAKTSDSVFAMFGGGPKKEKKEDEEEVNERSGSSKAQKGEDEEEAPESPEVHFEPVIRLTETVETKTNEELEEQTFKMRAKLFRFDRDSKEWKERGTGDVRLLRHKENGKSRLVMRRDKTLKVCANHYIVPDMKLSPNVGSDRSWVWNAAADVSEGEPEPCTLAIRFANSENANLFKDAFESAREENAKLLKQ; encoded by the exons ATGTCTGACGCCGCTGAGACTAAGCCCGACCCCACCACCAGCGCTCCTGAGGAGACGACAAAGAAGGCGGAGGAGACCACCACTGCCACTGAAACTTCCAAGGTGGAGGAAGTTAAGGCCTCTGCCGAGTCTGCCGCTGAGTCTGCTACTGAAACCGTGAAGGATGCGACTGCCAAGACGTCTGACAGCGTCTTCGCCATGTTCGGTGGCGGCcccaagaaggagaagaaggaggatgaggaggaggtaaATGAGCGCTCTGGTTCTTCCAAGGCCCAGAagggtgaagatgaa GAAGAGGCTCCCGAGTCCCCTGAGGTTCACTTCGAGCCCGTCATCCGCCTTACGGAGACTGTTGAGACCAAGACCAacgaagagctcgaagagCAGACCTTCAAGATGCGCGCCAAGCTCTTCAGATTCGACCGTGATAgcaaggagtggaaggagcGTGGCACTGGTGATGTTAGACTGCTGAGGCACAAGGAGAACGGCAAGAGCCGTCTGGTGATGCGCAGAGACAAGACCCTGAAGGTCTGCGCCAACCACTACA TTGTCCCCGACATGAAGCTCAGCCCCAACGTTGGTAGCGACCGCAGTTGGGTTTGGAACGCTGCTGCAGACGTCAGTGAGGGTGAGCCTGAGCCTTGCACTCTGGCCATTCGGTTTGCCAACAGTGAGA ATGCCAACCTCTTCAAGGACGCTTTCGAGTCGGCTCGTGAGGAGAACGCGAAGCTTCTCAAGCAGTAG